The genomic DNA CGCGACGGTTCGTCGGGCGAGGAGGACTGCCGGGGGACCGAGGCGGCCGTCACGGCGACTCCTTGGTCGTGCGACGGGACTCCACGTACCGCTCGTAGCGCTCGTAGCGCTCCACGCGGCGTCGGTTGGCGCGCCGGAAGCGGCGGGCGACCAAGCGCGCGAGGTCCGCGGCGCCGACCATGCCGGCCTCGGGGCCGAGCTGGGCGCGGGCGATGCGGGCCTCGGGGCGGTAGCCGCGGCCCGTGAGATGCCGGCGGAACGCGTCGCGGGCCGGGCCGATCAGCAGGTCGTCGGCCGCCGAGACGCCGCCGCCGATCACGAAGCAGGACGGGTCGAGGGCGGCGGCGAGGTTGGCGATTCCGACGCCGAGCCACTGGCCGATGTCCTGGAGCAGCTCGATGCACATCGCGTCGCCCTCGCGGGCCAGCTCGGTGATCATCGGTCCGCTGATCTCGGAGATGTTGCCCTTGACGTGCTCGATGATCCCGTACGCCACCGGGGAGTCGGCGGCGGCCAGCTCGCGCGCCTCCCGGACGAGCGCGTTGCCGGAGCTGTACTGCTCCCAGCAGCCGCGGTTGCCGCACGGGCAGCGGTGGCCGCCGGGCACGACCTGCATATGGCCGAACTCGCCCGCCACACCGAACTTGCCGCGCTTGACCTGGCCGTCCTCCAGGATCGCGCCGCCGATGCCGGTGCCCAGCGTGATCATGACGAGATGGTCCTCGCCGCGGCCCGCGCCGAAGCGCCACTCGGCCCAGGCGGCGGAGTTGGCGTCGTTGTCGACCAGGACGGGGACCGCGAGACGTCCGGCGAGGCGGTCGCGCAGGGGCTCGTTGCGCCAGGACAGGTGGGGGGCGAACAGCACGCGGTTGCGGTCCGCGTCGACCCAGCCGGCCGCGCCGATGCCGACCGCGTGCACGTCGTGCCGGTCGGACAGATCCAGGACCAGCTCGACGATCGTGTCCTCGACGACCTTGGGGCTCTTGGACTTGTCCGGGGTCTCCGTGCGGAGCTTCTCCAGGATGTTGCCGTCCGCGTCGACGACGCCCGCCATCACCTTCGTGCCGCCGATGTCGATGCCGACGGTGGGAACGCGCGGCGCCGTCAGATGGGAACGGCGCTCACGGGTCCCCACGGTCCGCAGGACGGTGGCCCGCGCGGAGCCGCGGTGGGTGAAGTCGCGGTAGGTGCTCATCGCGCCGATTCTGCCTCACGCCGCGGCGGCCCCGCATCGCGGAGTCCCGCTAGTCGCCGGGGGCGGCGTCCCTGGGGTGTCCGCCCAGGTGGGTCGGCGCGGGAGCGCGTTCGAGTTCGTGCCGGAGGTCGTCGAGCTCGCTGCCGCCTGCCATCTGGCGGGTCAGCTCGTCCAGGGTGATCTCCTCGCGGGTGTGGCTGCCGAACATGGCGCCGCGCTTCAGGAGCACGAAACGGTCGCCGACCAGATAGGCGTGATGCGGGTTGTGGGTGATCAATACAACACCCAGACCGGCGTCCCGTGCGGCAGCCACATATTTGAGGACCACACCGGACTGCTTCACACCGAGGGCCGCGGTGGGCTCGTCGAGGACGAGGACCTTGGCGCCGAAATAGACGGCGCGGGCGATCGCCACGCACTGGCGCTCGCCGCCGGACAGGGTGCCGATGGGCTGGTCCACGTCCCGCAGGTCGATGCCCATCCGCAGCAGCTCGGCATGGGTCGTCCGGCGCATGAAGTCGACGTCCAGGCGCTTGAACGGGCCCACGCCCTTGCGCGGCTCGGAGCCGAGGAAGAAGTTGCGCCACACCGGCATCAGCGGAACGACCGCGAGGTCCTGGTAGACCGTGGCGATACCGCGGTCCAGGGCCTCGCGCGGGGAGGACAAGTGGGTGTCCTCGCCCTCGATGCGCAGGGTGCCGCCGTCGTGCCGGTGCAGCCCCGCGATGATCTTGATGAGGGTCGACTTGCCCGCGCCGTTGTCACCGAGCACGCAGGAGATCTCGCCCGCGTGGACCTCCAGGGAGACATCTTCGAGGGCGCGGATGTTGCCGTAGTGCTTGCTGACGTCGGCCAGCTCCACGAGCGCCGTACGCTCCACCGTCCCGGTCACTTCGTGGCCTCCGCGCGCTTGCGGACCCAGGCGTTGAGCAGGGTCGCGAGGAGCAGCATCGCTCCGAGGAAGAACTTGAACCAGTCGGGGTTCCACTCGGCGAAGACGATGCCCTTGCTGGTCATGCCGAAGATGAACGCGCCGACCGCCGAGCCGACCGCGCTGCCGTAGCCGCCGGTGATCAGACAGCCGCCGATGACGGCCGCGATGAT from Streptomyces avermitilis MA-4680 = NBRC 14893 includes the following:
- a CDS encoding ROK family glucokinase; translated protein: MSTYRDFTHRGSARATVLRTVGTRERRSHLTAPRVPTVGIDIGGTKVMAGVVDADGNILEKLRTETPDKSKSPKVVEDTIVELVLDLSDRHDVHAVGIGAAGWVDADRNRVLFAPHLSWRNEPLRDRLAGRLAVPVLVDNDANSAAWAEWRFGAGRGEDHLVMITLGTGIGGAILEDGQVKRGKFGVAGEFGHMQVVPGGHRCPCGNRGCWEQYSSGNALVREARELAAADSPVAYGIIEHVKGNISEISGPMITELAREGDAMCIELLQDIGQWLGVGIANLAAALDPSCFVIGGGVSAADDLLIGPARDAFRRHLTGRGYRPEARIARAQLGPEAGMVGAADLARLVARRFRRANRRRVERYERYERYVESRRTTKESP
- a CDS encoding ATP-binding cassette domain-containing protein, which encodes MTGTVERTALVELADVSKHYGNIRALEDVSLEVHAGEISCVLGDNGAGKSTLIKIIAGLHRHDGGTLRIEGEDTHLSSPREALDRGIATVYQDLAVVPLMPVWRNFFLGSEPRKGVGPFKRLDVDFMRRTTHAELLRMGIDLRDVDQPIGTLSGGERQCVAIARAVYFGAKVLVLDEPTAALGVKQSGVVLKYVAAARDAGLGVVLITHNPHHAYLVGDRFVLLKRGAMFGSHTREEITLDELTRQMAGGSELDDLRHELERAPAPTHLGGHPRDAAPGD